In a single window of the Candidatus Methylomirabilota bacterium genome:
- a CDS encoding class 1 fructose-bisphosphatase: protein MTLAEHLAKEQGPTPEYTSSVVKVILAIAHMSLDIARELAFATLRGETGTTGGKNFSGDDQKPLDLWAHEAMARALRRSHSCSAYISEEAPEPIEMPEGTGPRAVVVACDPVDGSSNLDVGGSVGTIFSVRAAGGRVPAASSALGSVGNQLAAGYVLYGPATLLVYTMGSGTHGFTLDRDDGEYLLTHPGMQVPRKGKTYGINEGNGHTWHPGQRAFVEHLRTPDKASGRPYALRYSGAMVADVHRTLIVGGIFMYPADMTDPAKPKPKLRLLYEVAPMAFVAEQAGGRASTGTGRVLDLEAKEYHQRAAILIGSADDVTLAESYYRT, encoded by the coding sequence GTGACGCTCGCCGAGCACCTTGCGAAGGAGCAAGGCCCCACGCCCGAGTACACGTCGAGCGTGGTGAAGGTGATCCTCGCCATCGCCCACATGTCGCTCGACATCGCGCGCGAGCTGGCCTTCGCCACTCTGCGCGGCGAGACCGGCACCACCGGCGGCAAGAACTTCTCCGGCGACGATCAGAAGCCGCTCGACCTCTGGGCCCACGAGGCGATGGCGCGCGCCCTCCGCCGCTCGCACTCGTGCTCGGCCTACATCTCCGAGGAAGCGCCCGAGCCCATCGAGATGCCCGAGGGCACGGGCCCGCGCGCAGTGGTGGTGGCGTGCGATCCCGTGGACGGCTCGTCGAACCTTGACGTCGGCGGCTCGGTCGGGACGATCTTCTCGGTGCGCGCCGCGGGCGGCCGCGTACCCGCCGCATCCTCCGCGCTCGGCAGCGTGGGCAATCAGCTCGCCGCGGGCTACGTGCTCTACGGCCCGGCGACGCTGCTTGTCTACACGATGGGCTCGGGCACTCACGGCTTCACGCTCGACCGCGACGATGGGGAGTATCTGCTCACGCATCCCGGCATGCAGGTGCCGCGCAAGGGCAAGACCTACGGGATCAACGAGGGCAACGGCCACACGTGGCATCCCGGCCAGCGCGCCTTCGTCGAGCACCTGCGCACGCCCGACAAGGCGAGCGGCCGCCCCTACGCGCTCCGCTACTCGGGCGCGATGGTCGCCGACGTGCACCGCACGCTGATCGTCGGTGGCATCTTCATGTACCCCGCGGACATGACCGATCCCGCCAAGCCCAAGCCGAAGCTCCGCCTCCTCTACGAGGTGGCGCCCATGGCTTTCGTGGCGGAGCAGGCGGGCGGGCGCGCGAGCACCGGCACCGGGCGCGTGCTCGACCTCGAGGCGAAGGAGTATCACCAGCGCGCGGCGATCTTGATCGGCAGCGCCGACGACGTGACGCTCGCCGAATCCTACTATCGGACCTGA